Below is a genomic region from Magnetococcales bacterium.
TAAAGGTAATTCTGGCAGGCCGAGTCAAACAGGCATCCTAAAGAAAGTCTGGTGTGCCAACAGCTTTCCTGACTTATTGACATGTTAAAATATAAAACCATTGCAGAAATTGTGTAGAACAAGCCAAAAGCCTGCGTGGCACACAAAATACCCGAACCGTCAAGGAACTGATTTAGAGCTTACCAGAAATGGCAGCATAAATTTTTATTTGCACTTTGCCGGACGTTCTGTCAAAAGAGTCTACAATCTGTCAAGATGATCGACAATTGGCCAAAGTGGAGAAAGCAGGGAGGTCATCTGGACGAGCAGGGAACAAGATGATTGCAGTGAGAGGGGGCCATGTTTGATTGCCAGGGGGCTTGCTACAGGTTCCTGGCTGATGGTTTGGTCCAGTGGAACGAGTGTTTTTTTCCAGGATGGAAGGATTCATCCCTTGTGATTGGAACAGGAAGTTTCATGGGTAGCATGTTGGCCGTAACAACCATCAATCCCGGACGGAGGGAACAATGGTCAAAGAGAGTGGCGATGATTCAGCTCAATTCAAAAGAATCCTCAGCAATCCGAAGTACCATGAACTGGTTCGCAAGCGAAGACGGTTTGCCTGGACTTTGTCCATCATCATGCTGGTCATCTACTATGCTTTCATTGTGGTGATTGCGTTCAAGCCTGCCATCCTGGCCACGCAGATTACTTCTGACAGCATCATCACCATTGGTATTCCCATCGGAGTGGGGATTATTCTGTCAGCGTTTATCCTGACCTGGATTTTTGTGATGCGTGCCAATGGTGCTTATGATAGATTAACGAGTGAAATAAAGGAGTTATCGAAATGATGTTCCGGATTTTCACCGTGTTGATGGGGGGAGTTTTCTGGATGCCGTGGTGTGCATGGGCGGCGGATATTCCCCCGGCGGCACCGCAACAAAAGATGAACGTGACGGCCATCATCATGTTTTTCATCTTCGTGGCGGTCACCCTGGGAATCACCTACTGGGCGGCCAATCGGACCAAGACCACAAAGGATTTCTATGCAGCCGGAGGTGGCATTACCGGCTTTCAGAACGGGTTGGCCATCGCCGGCGACTACATGTCCGCAGCCTCGTTCCTGGGCATATCGAGCATGGTTTTTGCCAAGGGCTACGATGGTCTCATTTACTCGATTGGATTTCTGGTCGGGTGGCCAATCATCCTCTTCCTGATGGCGGAACAATTGCGCAACCTGGGGCGCTATACCTTCGCCGACATTGTATCATTCCGGCTACAGCGCATCCCGCTCCGCACCTTGTCCGCTTTCGGGACCCTGAGTACGGTCATCCTCTATCTGATTGCCCAAATGGTGGGTGCTGGCCAGTTGATCCGGACCCTCTTTGGTCTCCCTTATGAATATGCCGTGATCGCGGTGGGGACGCTGATGATCCTTTACGTGGCATTTGGTGGCATGTTGGCGACCACCTGGGTGCAGATCATCAAGGCGGTCTTGTTGTTGTCCGGTGCCTCCTTCATCGCTTTTGCCGCCCTTTCGTTCGTTGACTTTGATCTGGAGCGTTTCTTCAGGGAGTCTGTGGCAGCCATGAAACAGAGTGCCCTGGCCGATCACAAAAAGGTGGTGAGTGATGGCAAGAACATTCTCGCTCCCGGAGGGTTGGTAACAGATCCAATCTCCGCCATCTCCCTCGGCCTGGCCTTGATGTTTGGCACGGCTGGTCTGCCTCACATCCTGATGCGCTTTTTCACGGTGGGTAATGCCAAGGAGGCCAGAAAGTCGGTCTTTTATGCAACCGGTTTCATCGGCTATTTCTATATCCTGACCTTCATCATCGGGTTTGGGGCCGTCTTGCTGGTGGCACCTCATACCCAGTACATGGATATGGTCAAAGGTACCCTGATGGGTGGAAACAACATGGCGGCCATCCATCTGTCCCATGCGACGGGTGGGGATCTTTTCCTGGGCTTCATCTCCGCCGTGGCTTTTGCCACCATTCTGGCCGTGGTCTCTGGTTTGACACTGTCGGGTGCTTCGGCTGTCTCCCACGACATCTATGCCAGTGCCATCTGTGGTGGCCAGGTGAACGAAAAGAAGGAAATGATGATTTCCAAAATGGCGGCCCTGGTGATCGGGTGTATCGCCATCTATCTTGGAATTCAGTTCGAGAAACAAAATGTGGCCTTCATGGTCGGATTGGCCTTTGCGATTGCGGCCAGTGCCAATTTCCCCATTCTCTTCCTTTC
It encodes:
- a CDS encoding DUF485 domain-containing protein, translating into MVKESGDDSAQFKRILSNPKYHELVRKRRRFAWTLSIIMLVIYYAFIVVIAFKPAILATQITSDSIITIGIPIGVGIILSAFILTWIFVMRANGAYDRLTSEIKELSK
- a CDS encoding cation acetate symporter, translating into MFRIFTVLMGGVFWMPWCAWAADIPPAAPQQKMNVTAIIMFFIFVAVTLGITYWAANRTKTTKDFYAAGGGITGFQNGLAIAGDYMSAASFLGISSMVFAKGYDGLIYSIGFLVGWPIILFLMAEQLRNLGRYTFADIVSFRLQRIPLRTLSAFGTLSTVILYLIAQMVGAGQLIRTLFGLPYEYAVIAVGTLMILYVAFGGMLATTWVQIIKAVLLLSGASFIAFAALSFVDFDLERFFRESVAAMKQSALADHKKVVSDGKNILAPGGLVTDPISAISLGLALMFGTAGLPHILMRFFTVGNAKEARKSVFYATGFIGYFYILTFIIGFGAVLLVAPHTQYMDMVKGTLMGGNNMAAIHLSHATGGDLFLGFISAVAFATILAVVSGLTLSGASAVSHDIYASAICGGQVNEKKEMMISKMAALVIGCIAIYLGIQFEKQNVAFMVGLAFAIAASANFPILFLSIHWKGLTTRGAMIGGTMGLLCTIIMVVLSKTVWVDVLKNPAPLFPYKDPAIFSMTLAFLGSWFFSITDGSERAKNEKLAYEAQLVRCETGVGSVGASKH